A stretch of the Sulfuritortus calidifontis genome encodes the following:
- the leuD gene encoding 3-isopropylmalate dehydratase small subunit, which yields MKPFVKHDGLVVPLDRANVDTDAIIPKQFLKSIKRSGFGPNAFDEWRYLDRGEPGQDCSKRPLNPDFVLNQPRYQGASVLLARENFGCGSSREHAPWALEDYGFRVIIAPSFADIFYNNCFKNGLLPIVLPAEVVDRLFKETEVHEGYALTVDLAAQTVTTPTGEAIPFEVDAERKHRLLNGLDDIGITLQHVDKIKAYEARRKNETPWLFA from the coding sequence ATGAAACCCTTCGTCAAACATGACGGGCTGGTGGTGCCGCTCGACCGCGCCAACGTCGACACCGATGCCATCATCCCCAAGCAGTTCCTGAAATCGATCAAGCGCAGCGGCTTCGGCCCCAACGCCTTCGACGAGTGGCGCTATCTTGATCGCGGCGAGCCGGGACAGGATTGCAGCAAGCGCCCGCTCAACCCCGACTTCGTGCTCAACCAGCCGCGCTATCAGGGTGCCTCGGTGCTGCTGGCGCGCGAGAACTTCGGCTGCGGCTCCTCGCGCGAGCATGCGCCCTGGGCGCTGGAGGATTATGGCTTCCGCGTCATCATCGCGCCGAGCTTCGCCGACATCTTCTACAACAACTGCTTCAAGAACGGCCTGCTGCCCATCGTGCTGCCGGCCGAGGTGGTGGACAGGTTGTTCAAGGAGACCGAGGTCCACGAAGGCTATGCCCTGACCGTGGACCTGGCCGCACAGACCGTGACCACGCCGACCGGCGAGGCGATCCCGTTCGAGGTCGATGCCGAGCGCAAGCACCGTCTGCTCAACGGCTTGGACGACATCGGCATCACGCTGCAGCACGTGGACAAGATCAAGGCCTACGAGGCGCGGCGCAAGAACGAAACGCCGTGGTTGTTTGCTTAA
- a CDS encoding entericidin A/B family lipoprotein, translating to MKIALLAVAVGVVFSLYGCNTVRGIGQDVEKAGEAIQKSAK from the coding sequence GTGAAGATTGCCCTGCTGGCCGTGGCCGTGGGTGTCGTGTTCAGCCTGTATGGCTGCAACACCGTGCGCGGCATCGGCCAGGATGTGGAAAAGGCCGGCGAGGCCATCCAGAAGTCGGCCAAATGA
- the leuC gene encoding 3-isopropylmalate dehydratase large subunit, whose protein sequence is MSARTLYDKLWDAHVVHVEPDGTALLYIDRHLVHEVTSPQAFEGLKLAGRKVWRVKSVLATPDHNVPTTDRDKGIADPISRTQVETLDANCRDFGLTEFAMNDKRQGIVHVIGPEEGFTQPGMTLVCGDSHTSTHGAFAALAFGIGTSEVEHVLATQCLWQKKSKSMLVKVEGQLGRGVTGKDIVLAVIGKIGTAGGTGYALEFGGSAIRSLSMEGRMSICNMAIEAGARAGMVAVDDKTVDYLRGRPYAPQGAQWDQAVAYWRTLVSDADAKFDAVVELKAEEIKPQVTWGTSPEMVVPVDGRVPDPAEAPNAVKKGDWERALQYMGLKSHTPISEIAVDKVFIGSCTNSRIEDLREAAAVAKGRKVAGNVKLAMVVPGSGLVKEQAEAEGLDQIFKAAGFEWRDPGCSMCLAMNADRLEPGERCASTSNRNFEGRQGQGGRTHLVSPAMAAAAAVYGHFVDVRNLS, encoded by the coding sequence ATGTCCGCCCGTACCCTTTACGACAAGTTGTGGGATGCCCATGTGGTCCATGTCGAGCCCGATGGCACGGCCTTGCTCTATATCGACCGCCATCTGGTGCACGAAGTGACCAGTCCCCAGGCCTTCGAGGGTCTGAAGCTGGCTGGCCGCAAGGTCTGGCGCGTGAAGTCCGTGCTGGCCACGCCCGACCACAACGTGCCGACCACCGACCGCGACAAGGGTATCGCCGACCCGATCTCGCGCACCCAGGTCGAGACCCTGGACGCCAACTGCCGCGACTTCGGCCTGACCGAGTTCGCCATGAACGACAAGCGCCAGGGCATCGTCCACGTCATCGGTCCGGAAGAGGGCTTCACCCAGCCGGGCATGACCCTGGTCTGCGGCGACTCGCATACCAGCACCCACGGCGCCTTCGCCGCCCTGGCCTTCGGCATCGGCACTTCCGAGGTGGAGCATGTGCTGGCCACCCAGTGCCTGTGGCAGAAGAAATCCAAGTCCATGCTGGTCAAGGTCGAGGGCCAGCTGGGTCGCGGCGTCACCGGCAAGGACATCGTGCTGGCCGTGATCGGCAAGATCGGTACCGCCGGCGGCACCGGCTATGCCCTCGAGTTCGGCGGCTCGGCCATCCGTTCGCTGTCCATGGAAGGCCGCATGTCGATCTGCAACATGGCGATCGAGGCGGGCGCCCGCGCCGGCATGGTGGCGGTGGACGACAAGACCGTCGATTACCTGCGCGGCCGGCCCTATGCGCCACAGGGCGCCCAGTGGGACCAGGCCGTGGCCTACTGGCGGACCCTGGTCTCCGACGCCGATGCGAAGTTCGATGCCGTGGTCGAGTTGAAGGCGGAAGAGATCAAGCCCCAGGTCACCTGGGGCACCTCGCCCGAGATGGTGGTGCCGGTCGACGGCCGGGTGCCCGATCCGGCCGAGGCGCCCAATGCCGTGAAGAAGGGCGACTGGGAACGCGCGCTGCAATACATGGGTCTTAAATCGCATACGCCGATCTCGGAGATCGCGGTGGACAAGGTGTTCATCGGCTCCTGCACCAATTCCCGCATCGAGGACCTGCGCGAGGCGGCTGCCGTGGCGAAAGGCCGCAAGGTGGCCGGCAACGTGAAACTGGCCATGGTGGTGCCGGGTTCGGGTCTGGTGAAGGAACAGGCCGAGGCCGAGGGGCTCGATCAAATCTTCAAGGCGGCCGGTTTCGAGTGGCGCGACCCGGGCTGCTCCATGTGCCTGGCCATGAATGCCGACCGGCTGGAGCCGGGCGAGCGCTGCGCCTCCACCTCGAACCGCAATTTCGAGGGGCGACAGGGGCAGGGCGGTCGCACCCATCTGGTGAGCCCGGCCATGGCGGCGGCCGCTGCCGTGTACGGCCATTTCGTCGATGTTCGTAATCTTTCGTGA
- a CDS encoding MFS transporter, translating to MPHSLPYWRLSGFYFFYFAFVGAMAPYWSLYLRSLEFSALQIGILMSLLQVMRIFAPNIWGHVADRTGRRVAIVQMVAAICVVSYLGVFFGTGFWWLFAVMSLISFFWSASLPLVEATTLSHLKDRTERYGNIRLWGSIGFILVVVGLGAMLDHWPVESLLWVVLVLLIGVALFARFIPEAEINTLETEQASLRSVLKRPEVIALLAAAILMAAAHGPYYTFFTIHLVDAGYSKTLAGWLWALGVICEIGVFLAMPRVFRRLRAETVLLLTLAAAAVRFLIIAWQVDSLPLLLFAQMLHALTFGAYHASAMALVHRHFRGRNMARGQGLYNSLAFGFGGTLGSLYSGAAWDGLGAGVTFSLAAACAALAAAVFAWKGRRPASA from the coding sequence ATGCCGCATTCCCTGCCGTACTGGCGCCTGTCCGGTTTCTATTTCTTCTATTTCGCCTTCGTCGGCGCCATGGCGCCGTACTGGAGCCTGTATTTGCGTTCGCTCGAGTTCAGCGCCCTGCAGATCGGCATCCTGATGTCGCTGCTGCAGGTGATGCGCATCTTCGCGCCCAACATCTGGGGCCATGTTGCCGACCGTACCGGCCGTCGGGTGGCCATCGTGCAGATGGTGGCGGCGATCTGCGTCGTCTCCTACCTGGGGGTGTTCTTCGGCACCGGCTTCTGGTGGCTGTTCGCGGTGATGAGCCTGATCAGCTTCTTCTGGAGCGCCTCCCTGCCCCTGGTCGAGGCCACCACGCTGTCGCACCTGAAGGACCGCACCGAGCGCTACGGCAACATCCGGCTCTGGGGTTCCATCGGCTTCATCCTGGTCGTGGTCGGCCTGGGTGCCATGCTCGATCATTGGCCGGTCGAGAGCCTGCTCTGGGTGGTGCTGGTTCTGCTCATCGGGGTGGCCCTGTTCGCCCGTTTCATCCCCGAGGCGGAGATCAATACCCTCGAGACCGAACAGGCTTCTTTGAGGAGCGTGCTCAAGCGGCCGGAGGTGATCGCCCTGCTGGCGGCCGCCATCCTCATGGCCGCGGCGCACGGGCCGTACTACACCTTCTTCACCATCCACCTGGTCGATGCCGGCTACAGCAAGACCCTGGCCGGCTGGCTCTGGGCCCTGGGCGTGATCTGCGAGATCGGGGTGTTCCTGGCCATGCCCCGGGTGTTCAGGCGACTGCGGGCGGAGACCGTGCTTCTGCTCACCCTGGCCGCGGCGGCGGTGCGCTTCCTCATCATCGCCTGGCAGGTCGACAGCCTGCCCTTGCTGCTCTTCGCCCAAATGCTGCACGCCCTGACCTTCGGCGCCTACCACGCCTCGGCCATGGCCCTGGTCCATCGCCACTTCCGCGGTCGCAACATGGCCCGCGGCCAGGGGCTCTACAACAGCCTGGCCTTCGGCTTCGGCGGTACCCTGGGCAGCCTGTATTCCGGCGCCGCCTGGGACGGTCTGGGGGCGGGCGTCACCTTCAGCCTGGCCGCCGCCTGCGCCGCGCTGGCGGCCGCTGTTTTCGCTTGGAAGGGACGGCGTCCGGCTAGCGCGTAA
- a CDS encoding YdcH family protein — MELESHDLAHEFPEHKETMRELKRGNAHFAKLYDEYHAVDREIHRIEQNIEPTSDVYAEDLKKKRLALKDELYQMLLAAKA; from the coding sequence ATGGAACTCGAATCCCACGATCTCGCCCACGAGTTTCCCGAACACAAGGAAACCATGCGCGAGCTCAAGCGCGGCAACGCCCATTTCGCCAAGCTCTATGACGAATATCACGCGGTCGACCGTGAGATCCACCGGATCGAGCAGAACATCGAGCCGACCTCGGATGTCTATGCCGAAGACCTGAAGAAGAAGCGCCTGGCCCTGAAAGACGAGCTGTACCAGATGCTGTTGGCCGCCAAGGCCTGA
- the aroC gene encoding chorismate synthase, with amino-acid sequence MSGNTIGTSFCVTSFGESHGPAIGCVVDGCPPGLALTAEDIQIDLDRRKPGTSRHVTQRRESDTVEILSGVFDGRTTGTPIALLIRNEDQRSKDYSEIAQTFRPGHADYTYWQKYGIRDYKGGGRSSARETAVRVAAGAIAKKWLHERYGTVIRGYLAQLGPIVVPFQSWEAVADNAFFAPNAGIVAELEAYMDALRREGNSVGARINVVAEKVPVGLGEPVYDRLDADLAHALMSINAVKGVEIGDGFASVAQKGTEHRDELTPQGFLSNHAGGILGGISTGQDILASIAIKPTSSIRLPGRSINLAGEPVEVVTHGRHDPCVGIRATPIAEAMLAIVLMDHVLRHRGQNADVRCPTPPIPGQAPR; translated from the coding sequence ATGTCCGGTAATACGATTGGCACTTCCTTCTGCGTCACGTCTTTCGGCGAATCCCACGGCCCGGCCATCGGCTGCGTGGTCGACGGCTGCCCGCCCGGGCTGGCGTTGACGGCCGAAGACATCCAGATCGACCTCGACCGGCGCAAGCCCGGCACCTCGCGCCACGTCACCCAGCGGCGCGAATCGGACACGGTGGAGATCCTGTCCGGCGTGTTCGACGGCAGGACCACCGGCACGCCCATCGCCCTGCTGATCCGCAACGAGGACCAGCGCAGCAAGGACTATTCCGAGATCGCCCAGACCTTCCGCCCGGGCCACGCCGACTACACCTACTGGCAGAAATACGGCATCCGCGACTACAAGGGCGGCGGCCGTTCCTCGGCCCGGGAGACCGCCGTGCGGGTCGCCGCCGGGGCCATCGCCAAGAAGTGGCTGCACGAGCGCTACGGTACGGTCATCCGCGGCTATCTGGCCCAGCTCGGCCCGATCGTGGTGCCGTTCCAGAGCTGGGAGGCGGTGGCCGACAATGCCTTCTTCGCGCCCAATGCCGGCATCGTCGCCGAGCTGGAGGCTTATATGGATGCCCTGCGCCGCGAGGGCAACTCGGTCGGCGCCCGCATCAACGTGGTGGCGGAAAAGGTGCCGGTCGGCCTGGGCGAGCCGGTCTACGACCGGCTGGATGCCGACCTCGCCCATGCCCTGATGAGCATCAATGCGGTGAAGGGGGTGGAGATCGGCGATGGTTTCGCCAGCGTCGCCCAGAAGGGCACCGAGCACCGGGACGAGCTGACTCCGCAGGGCTTTTTGTCGAACCACGCCGGCGGCATCCTGGGCGGCATCTCCACCGGCCAGGACATCCTCGCCTCGATCGCGATCAAGCCGACTTCCAGCATCCGCTTGCCCGGGCGCTCGATCAACCTGGCCGGCGAGCCGGTCGAGGTGGTGACCCACGGCCGGCACGACCCCTGTGTCGGCATCCGGGCGACGCCGATCGCCGAGGCCATGCTGGCCATCGTGCTGATGGATCATGTCCTGCGCCATCGCGGCCAGAACGCCGACGTGCGCTGTCCGACGCCGCCTATCCCCGGCCAGGCGCCGCGTTGA
- a CDS encoding diguanylate cyclase domain-containing protein, whose translation MPSRPRFLIAGTALLTLFATEIYLARLLDRGDFLIHVLLDLVLFGLVFGPIAWFTVFRPLLTRETSQENELNLLSRALTATSNAVFITDRAGNIAWANEAFSKLCGYEIEEILGRNPRFLQSGLQSPSYYKEMWATILSGQSWISETLERHKNGHTYTVRQTITPIMDELQQITHFIAMHDDITAMKEAEARIHRIAHHDALTGLSNRILFKDRLKQALRLAKRNKEALALLYIDLDRFKPVNDTLGHAVGDMLLKAVAKRLRRCVRDSDTVSRLGGDEFTVILPTINQADDAGKVAMKIIQALEKPFSIQGHEIRIGSSIGIAIYMRDSDNAGDLMQMADAAMYVAKTEGRNTYRFYAAPQAESGDAPA comes from the coding sequence ATGCCCTCACGCCCCCGCTTCCTCATTGCGGGCACGGCGCTATTGACCCTGTTCGCCACCGAGATCTACCTGGCTCGCCTGCTCGACCGTGGTGACTTCCTCATCCACGTCCTGCTCGACCTGGTCCTGTTCGGCCTGGTGTTCGGCCCGATTGCCTGGTTTACCGTGTTCCGCCCACTGCTCACCCGTGAGACCAGCCAGGAGAACGAACTCAACCTGTTGAGCCGCGCGCTCACCGCGACCAGCAACGCCGTCTTCATCACCGATCGGGCCGGCAACATCGCCTGGGCCAACGAGGCCTTCTCCAAGCTGTGCGGCTACGAGATCGAGGAAATCCTCGGCCGCAACCCGCGTTTTCTGCAATCCGGCCTGCAAAGCCCCTCCTACTACAAGGAGATGTGGGCCACCATCCTGTCCGGCCAGAGCTGGATCAGCGAGACGCTGGAGCGGCACAAGAACGGCCACACCTATACCGTGCGCCAGACCATAACCCCGATCATGGACGAGTTGCAGCAGATCACCCACTTCATCGCCATGCACGACGACATCACGGCCATGAAGGAGGCGGAGGCACGCATACATCGCATCGCCCACCACGACGCCTTGACCGGGCTGTCCAACCGCATCCTGTTCAAGGATCGCCTCAAACAGGCGCTGCGCCTGGCCAAGCGCAACAAGGAGGCCCTGGCCCTGCTCTATATCGACCTCGATCGCTTCAAACCGGTGAACGACACCCTCGGCCACGCCGTCGGCGACATGCTGCTGAAAGCGGTGGCCAAGCGCCTGCGCCGCTGCGTGCGCGACAGCGACACGGTCTCCCGTCTGGGCGGCGACGAATTCACCGTCATCCTGCCGACCATCAACCAGGCGGACGATGCCGGCAAGGTCGCGATGAAGATCATTCAGGCATTGGAAAAGCCCTTCAGCATCCAGGGCCACGAGATCCGAATCGGCAGCAGCATCGGCATCGCCATCTACATGCGCGACTCCGACAACGCCGGCGACCTCATGCAGATGGCCGATGCCGCCATGTACGTGGCCAAGACCGAGGGCCGCAACACCTACCGTTTCTATGCGGCGCCGCAGGCCGAAAGCGGGGACGCGCCGGCCTGA